TCCGCTCGTCGAGAAGGACACGACCGGCGGCGACCGCCTTGATCACCTCAGTGATCTCGGCGCCCCGAACGGACTTGAGCAGGTACGCCTTCGCGCCGGCCTGAAGGGCCTCATCAAGCGCATCATCATCGTCGAACGACGTGAGGACGATCGGGCGCACCGAGGGTGCTTCGACGGCAAGCCGGTTGATGATGTCGATCCCGGTGCCGTCGGGCAGGCGAAGATCGACGAGGGCGACATCGGGGCGCACAATCCTGGCGCGGTTGACAGCCTCCTCGACGGAGCCTGCTTCGGCGACGACGGACAGACCGTCGGCGCGCTCGACCACCTCTGAGATCCCGCGACGAA
This is a stretch of genomic DNA from Flaviflexus salsibiostraticola. It encodes these proteins:
- a CDS encoding response regulator; this translates as MIIDDHEVVRRGISEVVERADGLSVVAEAGSVEEAVNRARIVRPDVALVDLRLPDGTGIDIINRLAVEAPSVRPIVLTSFDDDDALDEALQAGAKAYLLKSVRGAEITEVIKAVAAGRVLLDERTLTRRRADHDDPTADLTPSERKVLDLIGDGLSNREIGERLGVAEKTVKNHITSLLSKMGLQRRTQVAAWVAGQRAAGWRAQN